From Bradyrhizobium sp. 4:
CTCAACAAGGTTGCGGCCAAGACCGTGTTGATCACGACGGACAGCGACGCGCCGCAGAGTAATCGTCTCGCCTATATCGGTACCGACAACGTCGCGGCCGGGCGGCAGGCTGGCGAAGAAATCAAGAAGGCGCTGCCGAACGGCGGAAAGATCGCGCTGTTCGTCGGCACGATGGACGCGGACAATGCCCGCGAGCGGGTGCAGGGCATCAAGGACGCGATCGCCGGCACCAAGGTCGAGCTGGTCGACGTGTTCACCGATCAGGTGGACTTCGCCAAGGCCAAGGCGAACATGGAGAACGTGCTGGTCAAATATCCCGACATCGCGCTGTTGTCCGGGCTTTGGAGCTACGAGACACCGCTGATCTATGACGCGGTCAAGGCGGCGGGCAAGGCCGGCAAGGTGAAGATCGTCGGCTTCGACGAGGACCAGCGCACGCTGCGGGGTGTTTCCGACGGCACGATCGAGTCGACGGTGGTGCAGCAGCCCTACGAGTTCGGCTATCTCTCCGCCACCAACATCATCAAGACGCTGAACGGCGATAAGTCCTGGATCCCGGCGGGCGGCAAGCTGATCGTGCCGACCAAGGTGATCAGCAAGGCCAACGTCGCGGCGTTCACCGCAGACATGAAGAACCTCCTCAAGAAGTGAGTATCAGGCGCCCGGCGGCACGGCCGCCGGGCGTCGTGCGGGAGGAAATGAATGGCGGAAATCCTGTTCGAACTCGCCGGGATCAGCAAATCCTATCCCGGGGTCATGGCCCTCGATGACGTCAGTTTGCACGTGAATCGCGGTGAGGTCGTGGGCCTGATCGGCGAGAACGGCGCCGGCAAGTCGACGCTGATGCGCGTGCTCGGCGGCGTGATCGCGCCGAGCGAGGGCGTGATCCGCATCGGCGGCACCGACCATGCACGTGTGACGGTGACCGAGGCAACGCAGGCCGGCATCGCCTTCGTGCACCAGGAACTGAACCTGTTCGAAAATCTCGACGTCGCAGCCAACGTGTTTATCGGGCGCGAGAAGCTGATGGGCGGGCCGCTGAAGCTGGTGGACAATGCCGAGATGCGTGATCGCGTGACGCCGCTGCTGGAGCGGCTGGGTGCCGATTTCGCGCCGGATACGCTGGTCGAAGACCTCTCCATCGCCGAGCGTCAAATGGTGGAGATCGCCAAGGCGCTCTCGATCGACGCCCGCGTGATCATCATGGACGAGCCGACCTCCAGCCTGACGATTTCGGAGACGGAACGGCTGCTGGAAGTGATTGCCGATCTGAAGGCGCACGGCATTTCGGTGATCTATATCTCTCACCGGCTCGGCGAGATCATGACCTGCGCTGACCGCGTCGTGGTGCTGCGCGACGGGCGCACTGTTGGCGAGTTGGCGCGGGACCAGCTGAGCCACGCCGCAATGATCCGGCTGATGATCGGCCGCGACCTGAAAGCGCTGCATACCCCGCCGAAACAGGCGCCGCAGCCGGGCGGCTGCGATATCGTCGGCGTCGTGACATCAGCCTTCCCCGACCGGCAGGTTGATCTTTCCGTGCGGCATGGCGAGATCCTGGGCTTGGCGGGGCTCGTGGGCGCCGGCCGCACTTCTCTTGCCCGCGCAGCGTTTGGCATTGACCCGCTGCTGGGCGGCGAGATCAGGATCGACAACGCACCGGTCGCTGTCGCGTCGCCGCGCGACGCGATCAGCCAAGGCATCTATCTGGTGCCGGAGGACCGCAAGAAATCCGGGCTCGTGCTGGAATTGCCGATCCGCGAGAACATGACGCTGGCGAGCCTGTTGGATCATGCGCGGATGTGGCTGGTCAGCGGCGCAGCCGAGCGCAAGGTTGCGAAAGAGCAGGTCAGGCGCCTCTCCATCAAGGCGCCAAGCATCGACATGGAGGTGGTGACGCTCTCCGGCGGCAACCAGCAGAAGGTCGTGCTGGGCAAATGGCTGTCCATGCAGCCGCGCGTGATGTTCTTCGACGAGCCGACCCGCGGCATCGACGTCGGCGCCAAGGGCGAGATCTACGCGTTGATGCGCGAGCTTGCCGACCAAGGCGTCGCGATCGTGATGATTTCCTCGGACATGGAGGAGGTTATCGGAGTCTCCGACCGCGTGGCGGTGATGCATGAAGGCAGCGTCAGCGGCGTGCTCGAGCGGGAGCAGTTCAGCGAATACAACGTATTGCGACTGGCCATGGGCCAGGCGCTCGAAACCGCGGAAGCGGCCGCGCCATGATCAGGAAAGAGCTCGGTCTGGGATTGCTGCTGGTGGTGATCGCCGCCATCACGGGCGCGATCAATCCCGCCTTCCTGTCGCTGGTGAACCTCTTGAACATGGCCAATCTGATCGGCCTGTTCGGTGTGTTCGCGCTCGGCGAGGGGCTCGTGATCATCACCGGCGGCATCGACCTGTCGCTCGGCTCGATGTTTGCGCTGCTCGGCGTCGTGTTCGTCGACCTTCTGACGACCTACGAGGTGCCGTGGCCCCTGGCGCTCGTGGCCGTGCTGCTGGGCGGGCTGGTGCTTGGCGGCATCCAGGGGTTCCTGATCACCCGGCTGAAGATGCAGCCCTTCATCGTGACGCTGTGTGGCTTGCTGATCTATCGCGGCGCCGCCCGCTACTACACGAGCGATTCGACCCGCGGCTTCGGTTACGGCGACGAGGCGGCGACACTGAGCAACATCGCTTCGGGCAATGTGGCGGGAATCCCGAACACCTTCATCCTCCTGATCATCCTTGCGCTGATCCTCGGCGTGCTGCTGCACCGCTCGGTCTACGGGCGCTGGCTTTATGCCGTCGGCAAGAACGAGGAAGCCGCGCGCTTCTCGGGCATCAGCACGAACTTCGTGATCGCAACCGCCTATATCATCAGCGGCGGGCTCGCCGGAGTTTCGACGGTCTTGTTCGTGTTCTACACGAACTCGGTCTCGCCGAGCTCTTCGGCAATTTCTACGAGCTCTACGCGATCGCGGCCGCCGTCCTGGGCGGGTGCAGCTTGCGCGGCGGCGAGGGGTCTATTCTCGGCATCGTGCTGGGCACGGCGCTGCTGCAGGTGTTGCAGAACTTGGTGAACATCCTGGGCATTCCCAATTCGCTGAATTTCGCGGTGATGGGCACGGTGATTCTGATCGGCGTGTTGGCGGATCAGCAATTGCAGGCGCGACGGCGGCGCAAGCGGGCACTGGCCGGCGTCGCCCGCGCCGCGCCGAAATCGACATTGGCCGATCAAGTCCAGGGCGCGTCACCGCGCGCCGCGGATGCGTTGCCGGCGAGAACGGGTGATCGGGCATGACGGATCCAGGCTCCAGTTGACACAAGGCTGCCTGGTCGGCGGCCGCTGGGGAGGGAGTGCGTTCCAGGCTCGAGGGCTTTGGGCAGGGACGTGAGGCGAAACAAGCAAAGCCTGAGACGGCGGGAGGACGAGTAAAATGTTGCGCAGGTTTATAAACACCGCAGGGGTGTGCGGTGTGGGGATTGCTTTCTCATCGCTGTTTTGCGGTGGAGTATATGCGGCCGATTTTTCGACGAAAGCTGCACCTGTTCCGTATGGTACGGCTGACGATTTCTGGACGCGGCCGTATCTGTTCGGCGATCTCGGCAGGACCAAGCTGAAGGAACAGGGCATCGAGCTGGGCCTGACGCTCGGCAACGAATCCGTCGGCAACCTCTCGGGTGGAAGCAGGAACACCGCAGCCAACGCCGGTCAGTTGTGGTTCGGCGCGAAGCTGGATATGGGAAAACTCGCCGGCATCCCCGGCGGCACCGTCGGTCTCACGCTGGTCGACCGCTTCGGCAAGAACCTGAATACCGAAGCGGACATTCCCGCCTTGCAGCTGACCAACGAAGTGTTCGGCCGCGGCAATATTCTGCGCCTGACGCAGCTCTATTACTCGCAGAAGCTTTTCGATGACCGCCTTGAACTCAAGGGCGGCCGTCTTCCGGTCGGCTCCGACTTCTTCTTCGGTCTCTGCGAGTTCATCAACCTGACCTTCTGCGGCGGCCAGCCCGGCAACATCCAGGGCGGCTACATCTACAATTGGCCGGTGAGCCAGTGGGCCGGTGTCGTGCATTACAAGATCGCGCCGGAATTCACGGTGTCGGTCGGTGTCTACGATGCCAATCCGGGTTACCTGACGACGTCAGACCCGGGCGTCTACTTCCTGCCCGGCATTCCCGCCTCGAATCGCGCCAGTGGCGTGATGGTGCCGGTGGAGTTGGTCTGGGCGCCGAAGGGCCCCTTGACCGGGACCTGGAGACTTGGCGGCTGGTACGACAGCGCCTCCTCCATTGATGGCGGTCTTCCGGGTGTTATCAGCACCATCCCGGGCGTCGGTGGCGTCCCGGATCAAAATATCAGTGATCAACGCGGCCGCTTCGGCGTTTACGAGTCGATCCTGCAGCGGTTGACCGTCGAGGGTCCGGGCGCGCAGGGTTGGTATACCTTCCTCAATACCACCGTCGCCGATCATCGGACGTCGTACCAGGATTACCAGATCGCCCTGGGCTTCAGGCATACCGGAACGTTCTCGTGGCGTCCCCAGGACGAAGTCGGCTTCGCGGTGGGAACGACCCACGTGAACACGGCTGCCCTCAGTCCCAACGCCGGCGGCAACGAAGTGCCGCTCGAAGTCTGGTACGGATGGCAGGCAACCGGCTGGCTGAACCTCAAGTTCGACGCCCAGTATGTCATCAATCCCGGTGGGCGCGGCTATAACGCGGTGGGCGTGAAGACCGATAACGCCGTGGTTCTTGGCATGCGCACCGAGGTCCACTTCTGACGGGACGCTCACCCGTCTGATGCTAAAGGTGGGGCATGCCCGTCCCACCGGAGCGCACGCAACATGTGGCGGCTCCACTCAGCGGAGCCGCCCGGCCGCGACTTCGGTCATTACGACGTTGCTGCGGCCAGGCGCGGGACTTGGTGATCACCTATCCCTCGTACTGGTCCGGTCCCATCGCCCAAAGAGATTGATCGTGGCCGGATGCGTAGTTGCGATTGTTCAGCGCCGGATTGCGATTGACCATCGGCCGCATGAACATCGGATGGGTGGCGCTGCGAACCTCGTGCTCGACCGTGAACAGCGGCTCGCCACTGTCGAGATCGACGATGTCGCAGAAGCGGTACTGATATTGATTGTCCTCGCGCGAGATCAGATCGCGCGCCAGCAGCTTGCGATAAGGGCCGGAGAAATCGGTGATGTACATCTGCACATGGTGGCCGTCATAGTCGCCTTGCGGCCGATCGGTCTCGCGAAACAACAAATGCTGGTCGCGGCCGGTCTTCACGGCGGCAACCGTGCCGTCGCCGTTCCGCAACTCGGATGGCATGCCCATGATCTCGGGGTAGAAGGCACAGATGCGCGGGGCGGATCCCACCGGCACGTCGAACTCGACATAGGGAATGCCGAGCGCGACGCGGCCGAAGCGCGCGGCGTCGGGCTCGTAGCAGCGCAAGCGGTTGCCCCACGGACAAATCGCCTCGACATGGTCGTTGTGCTCGGTGAAGGCGAACGCGGTGCCCTCGAGCTTCTTGGCGACCGACGCCAATCGCGCCAG
This genomic window contains:
- a CDS encoding sugar ABC transporter ATP-binding protein gives rise to the protein MAEILFELAGISKSYPGVMALDDVSLHVNRGEVVGLIGENGAGKSTLMRVLGGVIAPSEGVIRIGGTDHARVTVTEATQAGIAFVHQELNLFENLDVAANVFIGREKLMGGPLKLVDNAEMRDRVTPLLERLGADFAPDTLVEDLSIAERQMVEIAKALSIDARVIIMDEPTSSLTISETERLLEVIADLKAHGISVIYISHRLGEIMTCADRVVVLRDGRTVGELARDQLSHAAMIRLMIGRDLKALHTPPKQAPQPGGCDIVGVVTSAFPDRQVDLSVRHGEILGLAGLVGAGRTSLARAAFGIDPLLGGEIRIDNAPVAVASPRDAISQGIYLVPEDRKKSGLVLELPIRENMTLASLLDHARMWLVSGAAERKVAKEQVRRLSIKAPSIDMEVVTLSGGNQQKVVLGKWLSMQPRVMFFDEPTRGIDVGAKGEIYALMRELADQGVAIVMISSDMEEVIGVSDRVAVMHEGSVSGVLEREQFSEYNVLRLAMGQALETAEAAAP
- a CDS encoding sugar-binding protein; the protein is MNGSIKKLMVSLFATAAALALATGAAQAQQKKTIALVTNAAADFWTIAGRGLEKAQKEHPEYDIQLIVTNEATAAGQRRELDDLLVRGVAGISISVDDAPHATEELNKVAAKTVLITTDSDAPQSNRLAYIGTDNVAAGRQAGEEIKKALPNGGKIALFVGTMDADNARERVQGIKDAIAGTKVELVDVFTDQVDFAKAKANMENVLVKYPDIALLSGLWSYETPLIYDAVKAAGKAGKVKIVGFDEDQRTLRGVSDGTIESTVVQQPYEFGYLSATNIIKTLNGDKSWIPAGGKLIVPTKVISKANVAAFTADMKNLLKK
- a CDS encoding carbohydrate porin, with protein sequence MLRRFINTAGVCGVGIAFSSLFCGGVYAADFSTKAAPVPYGTADDFWTRPYLFGDLGRTKLKEQGIELGLTLGNESVGNLSGGSRNTAANAGQLWFGAKLDMGKLAGIPGGTVGLTLVDRFGKNLNTEADIPALQLTNEVFGRGNILRLTQLYYSQKLFDDRLELKGGRLPVGSDFFFGLCEFINLTFCGGQPGNIQGGYIYNWPVSQWAGVVHYKIAPEFTVSVGVYDANPGYLTTSDPGVYFLPGIPASNRASGVMVPVELVWAPKGPLTGTWRLGGWYDSASSIDGGLPGVISTIPGVGGVPDQNISDQRGRFGVYESILQRLTVEGPGAQGWYTFLNTTVADHRTSYQDYQIALGFRHTGTFSWRPQDEVGFAVGTTHVNTAALSPNAGGNEVPLEVWYGWQATGWLNLKFDAQYVINPGGRGYNAVGVKTDNAVVLGMRTEVHF